One window from the genome of Desulforamulus ruminis DSM 2154 encodes:
- a CDS encoding lysine exporter LysO family protein, whose protein sequence is MILGAVAVGIAAGYWLLPEVMGPYLNPITTTSLYLLLFGIGIDLGRQREVWGKLWSMGWKVLLLPVLVALGSLAGAAVSGLILGLPFNESTAIGAGFGWYSLSGVLIAEIYHVETGALAFMTNVARELLTFLSVPLVARYIGRFSAVAPGGATTMDTTLPLITKATDADMAVIAFINGSVLSTLVPLLVPFFIHLKF, encoded by the coding sequence ATGATCTTGGGCGCTGTAGCTGTCGGCATTGCCGCGGGCTATTGGCTGCTGCCGGAGGTGATGGGGCCGTATTTAAATCCCATTACCACCACTTCCCTCTATCTTTTGCTTTTTGGCATCGGCATTGATCTGGGCCGCCAGCGGGAGGTTTGGGGCAAACTCTGGTCCATGGGCTGGAAAGTGCTGCTGCTGCCGGTACTGGTAGCCCTGGGCAGTTTAGCCGGGGCTGCGGTATCCGGCTTGATTTTGGGGCTGCCCTTCAACGAGTCCACCGCCATTGGAGCCGGATTTGGCTGGTACAGCCTGTCGGGCGTATTGATTGCGGAGATCTATCATGTTGAAACCGGCGCCCTGGCTTTTATGACCAATGTGGCCAGAGAATTGCTGACCTTTCTTTCCGTACCCCTGGTGGCCCGTTATATAGGCCGGTTTTCCGCCGTGGCTCCGGGAGGCGCCACCACCATGGACACCACCCTGCCCCTGATTACCAAGGCTACCGATGCGGATATGGCGGTGATCGCCTTTATTAACGGGTCGGTTTTATCCACCCTAGTTCCTCTGCTGGTGCCCTTTTTCATTCATTTAAAGTTTTAG
- a CDS encoding CoA-binding protein, which translates to MYPVASEENIKALLEQCRTIAIVGLSDKPHRDSFKVAQYLQEQGYRIIPVHPRIKEVLGERVYPTLAEIPEPVDMVNVFRKSEDTPEVVRQALPLKPKAIWLQLGIANEEAGRLAAESGIPYIQDRCIKVDHARLLQNEA; encoded by the coding sequence ATGTATCCTGTTGCCAGTGAAGAAAACATCAAAGCGTTATTAGAACAATGCCGTACCATCGCCATTGTGGGGCTGTCCGATAAACCTCACCGGGACAGCTTTAAAGTAGCCCAGTATCTCCAGGAACAGGGCTATCGCATTATTCCCGTTCATCCGCGCATCAAGGAAGTGCTGGGAGAGAGAGTCTATCCCACCCTGGCGGAAATTCCGGAACCGGTGGATATGGTCAATGTCTTCCGCAAAAGTGAGGATACCCCGGAGGTGGTGCGGCAGGCTTTGCCCCTTAAACCCAAGGCCATCTGGCTGCAGTTGGGGATTGCCAATGAAGAGGCGGGCCGCCTAGCTGCGGAGTCAGGCATCCCTTATATCCAGGACCGCTGCATTAAAGTGGACCATGCAAGGTTGTTGCAAAATGAAGCGTAA
- a CDS encoding mannose-1-phosphate guanyltransferase, with product MDVKAIIMAGGEGTRLRPLTCGLPKPMMPVVNRPMMEHIVHLLKKHQITDIGVTLQYLPEHIRDYFGNGSEFDVHMRYYLEEVPLGTAGSVKNAQDFLDETFVVISGDALTDLNLTRAMEFHRQKGAMATLVLTPVDCPLEFGVVITDREGRITQFLEKPGWGEVFSDTVNTGIYILEPEVLNYFEPGKKFDFSKDLFPLLLRDKQPLFGVSLSGYWCDIGNLQQYVQAHQDCLTGRVDVRIPGTQAAPGIWVGENTLIDERAKINGPVLIGDNCQIGAEVLLDAYSVIGKGCLIQDQTTVKRSVLWDNVYTGSRSAVRGAVIGSRVKIHANVSIYEGSVVGSDSTIRERALLKPDVKLWPGKVVGIGATVESSMVWGTAKAKNLFGIEGITGLTNLDITPDFASKIGAACGASLGLGSKIGISCDSFAASGMIKEALACGLQSAGAEVLDFGSGITPMHRFAVKAFNCQGGIHVRLSSRHRDKINLLFTNGQGGNISRDQERKIESTLDREDARRVEARQIVPVTRVKGVAEAYISHLIEDINVEALRGARPRLKMLYNPANLDPFVARTMEALGIETENLENQQKRTGYQDWQSYCTDLSELISSVKGKGFAAGAVLDPNGDQLIVVDDQGNVIGEDRLTALLSLILLKDQAGPVIVPVTASKTIDELAGRYRGTVVRTKTSRQDFLDKILAQNAREDGRLSKYLMNFDALAALLRILEYCAREGITLQQLIAEIPDFYMDKKEVQVPWEAKGRVIRRLIEEQGEKMDLLDGVKVYHPEGWALVLPDPEEPVCRIFSEGASMEAAEELTTFYTHKIHEITGAYGS from the coding sequence ATGGACGTGAAGGCAATTATCATGGCAGGGGGAGAAGGCACCCGGCTGCGGCCTCTGACCTGCGGGCTGCCCAAACCCATGATGCCGGTGGTAAACAGGCCCATGATGGAACATATTGTGCATTTGTTGAAGAAGCACCAGATTACCGACATCGGCGTTACTTTGCAGTATCTTCCGGAGCATATCCGGGATTACTTCGGGAACGGATCGGAATTCGATGTTCATATGCGTTATTACCTGGAGGAGGTTCCCTTAGGCACTGCCGGCAGTGTGAAGAACGCCCAGGACTTTTTAGATGAAACCTTTGTGGTCATCAGCGGTGACGCCTTGACCGATCTGAATTTGACCCGGGCTATGGAATTTCACCGGCAAAAGGGAGCCATGGCCACCCTGGTCTTAACCCCGGTGGATTGTCCCCTGGAGTTCGGCGTGGTCATCACCGACCGGGAAGGACGGATCACACAGTTTTTGGAAAAGCCAGGTTGGGGAGAAGTATTCAGCGATACCGTCAATACAGGTATTTATATCCTGGAACCGGAGGTCCTGAATTACTTTGAGCCGGGTAAAAAATTTGATTTCAGCAAGGATTTGTTTCCCCTTTTGTTAAGGGATAAACAGCCTCTTTTTGGCGTCAGCCTGTCGGGATATTGGTGCGACATCGGCAATTTGCAGCAGTATGTCCAGGCGCACCAGGACTGCCTAACGGGCCGGGTGGATGTAAGGATACCCGGCACCCAGGCCGCGCCGGGCATTTGGGTTGGCGAAAACACCCTGATCGACGAAAGGGCAAAAATTAATGGTCCGGTCTTGATTGGCGATAACTGCCAAATTGGAGCGGAGGTGCTGCTGGATGCCTATTCCGTTATCGGAAAAGGCTGCCTCATCCAGGATCAGACCACCGTCAAGCGCAGTGTTTTGTGGGATAATGTGTATACCGGTTCCCGGTCCGCCGTCCGGGGGGCGGTGATTGGCAGCCGGGTAAAAATCCACGCCAATGTGTCCATCTACGAGGGCTCTGTGGTGGGCAGCGATTCCACCATCCGGGAAAGGGCGTTGCTAAAACCGGATGTAAAGCTGTGGCCCGGAAAAGTGGTAGGCATTGGCGCCACCGTAGAAAGCAGTATGGTATGGGGTACCGCCAAGGCCAAGAATTTATTTGGCATTGAGGGAATTACGGGACTGACCAACCTGGACATTACGCCGGACTTTGCCTCTAAGATTGGAGCGGCCTGCGGGGCCAGCCTGGGCCTGGGGTCTAAAATTGGGATTTCCTGTGACAGTTTTGCCGCCTCCGGGATGATTAAAGAAGCCCTGGCCTGCGGTCTGCAGTCCGCCGGGGCGGAAGTTCTGGATTTCGGCAGCGGCATTACCCCCATGCACCGCTTTGCCGTAAAGGCTTTTAACTGTCAGGGAGGAATTCATGTCCGGCTGTCTTCCCGTCACCGGGATAAAATCAATCTACTCTTTACCAATGGGCAGGGGGGTAATATTTCCCGGGATCAGGAGCGCAAGATTGAAAGCACCCTGGACCGGGAGGACGCCAGACGGGTGGAGGCCCGGCAGATTGTGCCTGTTACCAGGGTGAAGGGAGTGGCGGAGGCCTACATCTCCCATTTGATCGAAGATATCAATGTTGAAGCCCTCCGGGGCGCCCGTCCCCGTTTGAAAATGCTCTATAACCCGGCTAATCTGGATCCCTTTGTGGCCAGAACCATGGAAGCCCTGGGCATCGAAACAGAAAATTTAGAGAACCAGCAGAAGAGAACGGGTTATCAGGATTGGCAGTCCTACTGCACCGATTTGTCTGAATTGATCTCTTCAGTAAAGGGGAAGGGTTTTGCCGCCGGAGCGGTGCTGGACCCCAATGGAGATCAGTTAATCGTGGTGGACGACCAGGGCAATGTGATCGGTGAGGACCGCTTGACTGCGCTGCTGTCCCTGATCCTTTTAAAGGATCAGGCGGGCCCGGTGATTGTCCCGGTAACCGCTTCCAAAACCATTGATGAACTGGCCGGAAGGTATCGGGGCACCGTGGTGCGCACCAAGACTTCCCGGCAGGATTTTCTGGACAAGATCCTGGCCCAGAACGCCCGGGAGGATGGACGGTTATCCAAATATCTAATGAATTTTGACGCCCTGGCCGCCCTTTTAAGAATTTTGGAGTACTGCGCCCGGGAAGGAATAACCCTGCAGCAGTTAATTGCCGAAATTCCCGATTTTTATATGGATAAAAAGGAGGTTCAAGTGCCCTGGGAAGCCAAGGGCAGGGTGATTCGCCGGCTGATCGAAGAACAGGGAGAGAAAATGGATCTGTTGGACGGAGTCAAGGTTTACCACCCGGAGGGCTGGGCTTTGGTCCTGCCGGACCCGGAGGAACCGGTCTGCCGCATTTTCAGTGAGGGGGCTTCCATGGAAGCCGCCGAGGAATTAACCACCTTTTATACTCATAAAATTCACGAAATAACAGGGGCCTACGGAAGTTAG
- a CDS encoding alanyl-tRNA editing protein, translated as MYHEDPYLLQFNSNVTGIISEKGRVGVLTENTVFYPEGGGQPADRGTLVCARRTYEVVQVEQRPEGIVHWIAGLAGPSKGTRLLMTVDAERRRDHMQQHHGQHILSAVLEQQYGWETIGFHLGEETNSIDLTVRELPLESMQQAEAEANRIVLENLPVQSEFYSREQLPPELLRKLPPNQEEVRLVVIPGVDENACCGTHPRFTGEAGPIKLLKTESVRGHTRLYFICGLRTVHWMWQTARSLKELEETVGAVGTEAVTRLQKREAEFKKLQKEHKELLPFKYQAIAQGLKEKSFSIQGTSFLVELFPQADMDFLRGLAAAWCREPKRTALLAGGDGPYAVVFGCSPEGVLAADQLAEFLWPLLQGQGGGNAGMVQGRAREWPQEKIINQMKQHFSP; from the coding sequence ATGTATCATGAAGATCCCTATCTGTTACAATTTAATTCCAATGTCACCGGAATCATCTCGGAAAAGGGCAGAGTGGGCGTTTTAACGGAAAACACTGTCTTTTATCCCGAGGGAGGCGGGCAACCTGCGGACCGGGGCACCCTGGTCTGCGCCCGCCGGACCTATGAAGTAGTCCAGGTGGAACAAAGGCCCGAGGGGATTGTGCACTGGATTGCCGGGTTAGCGGGACCATCCAAAGGCACCCGTTTATTGATGACCGTGGATGCTGAAAGAAGACGGGACCATATGCAGCAGCACCATGGACAGCATATTCTCTCCGCGGTTTTAGAACAACAGTATGGCTGGGAGACCATCGGTTTTCATTTGGGAGAGGAAACCAACAGCATTGATTTAACCGTAAGAGAGCTGCCCCTGGAAAGTATGCAGCAGGCGGAAGCGGAAGCCAATCGGATTGTACTGGAAAATCTACCTGTTCAGAGTGAATTTTACTCCCGGGAGCAGCTTCCACCGGAGTTGCTCCGGAAACTTCCGCCCAATCAGGAAGAAGTGCGGCTGGTGGTGATCCCCGGCGTGGATGAAAATGCCTGCTGCGGCACACACCCGCGCTTTACCGGAGAAGCAGGACCCATCAAGCTGCTTAAAACGGAAAGTGTCCGGGGTCATACACGGCTTTATTTTATCTGCGGGCTGAGGACGGTGCACTGGATGTGGCAGACAGCAAGGTCCTTAAAAGAGTTGGAAGAGACCGTGGGTGCTGTTGGAACAGAGGCTGTCACCCGGCTGCAGAAACGGGAGGCGGAGTTTAAAAAGCTGCAAAAAGAGCATAAAGAGTTATTGCCCTTTAAATACCAGGCCATAGCCCAGGGATTAAAAGAAAAGTCCTTTTCCATCCAAGGCACCTCTTTTCTAGTAGAGCTTTTTCCCCAGGCGGACATGGATTTCCTCCGCGGCTTGGCGGCGGCCTGGTGCCGGGAACCCAAACGGACGGCGCTGCTGGCCGGGGGCGACGGTCCCTATGCGGTGGTATTTGGCTGTAGCCCCGAAGGGGTCCTTGCGGCAGATCAACTGGCGGAATTCCTATGGCCCCTTCTGCAGGGCCAAGGCGGCGGCAATGCCGGTATGGTTCAGGGCAGAGCCCGGGAGTGGCCTCAGGAGAAGATCATCAATCAAATGAAACAGCACTTTTCCCCATAG
- a CDS encoding LysO family transporter, translating to MGTVLLAVLLGILVGHFKILPCKPQFVSRFTTACLFIMLVAMGAQLGLNQELMNNLHRLGGQALVLALGSILGSVLLVRLAENYMSQQLRKSREQAQKPSSGV from the coding sequence ATGGGTACCGTGCTGTTGGCCGTCCTGCTGGGTATACTGGTGGGCCACTTTAAAATTTTACCCTGTAAACCTCAATTTGTCAGCCGGTTTACCACAGCCTGTCTTTTTATTATGCTGGTGGCCATGGGGGCCCAGTTAGGCCTTAACCAAGAACTGATGAACAATCTCCACCGGTTGGGCGGGCAGGCGCTGGTATTGGCCCTGGGCAGTATTCTTGGCAGTGTTCTCCTGGTGCGGCTGGCTGAAAACTATATGAGTCAACAGCTCCGGAAGAGCAGGGAACAAGCCCAAAAGCCCTCCTCCGGGGTTTAA
- the trmL gene encoding tRNA (uridine(34)/cytosine(34)/5-carboxymethylaminomethyluridine(34)-2'-O)-methyltransferase TrmL yields MHIVLVEPEIPANTGNIARTCSVTGASLHLVKPLGFSTDDRYLKRAGLDYWHQLDLHYHEDFSALRRQYPDGRFWYLSTKAAKSYHQVEYQEDDFLVFGKETAGLPKALLAQNPEYCLRIPMLESVRSLNLSNSAAVVLYEALRQLEFPQMK; encoded by the coding sequence ATGCACATCGTTTTAGTAGAGCCCGAAATTCCTGCCAACACAGGGAATATCGCCCGAACCTGTTCCGTAACCGGAGCCAGCCTGCATTTAGTTAAGCCCCTGGGATTTTCAACCGATGACCGCTACCTGAAGCGGGCCGGTCTGGATTACTGGCATCAGCTTGATTTACACTATCACGAGGATTTTTCCGCTTTGAGGCGGCAATACCCCGACGGCCGCTTCTGGTATCTCAGCACCAAGGCCGCCAAGTCCTATCACCAGGTAGAATATCAAGAGGATGATTTTCTGGTTTTTGGTAAGGAGACAGCCGGACTCCCCAAGGCCTTGCTGGCCCAAAACCCGGAGTACTGCCTGCGCATTCCCATGCTGGAGTCCGTACGATCCCTAAATCTTTCCAACTCCGCTGCGGTTGTTTTGTATGAAGCCTTAAGACAACTGGAGTTTCCACAGATGAAATAA
- the nth gene encoding endonuclease III: MKRKNPQPSSAAVRRAGQIFSRLEEAYPDAVTALSYSTPFELLVAVILSAQSTDQQVNKITEKLFKKYRTPQEFALLTADQLANDIKGCGLFRNKSKHLVETSRILVEQYGGEVPQDRESLMLLPGVGRKTANVVLGVVFGQATFPVDTHVHRLAHRLGLSSGKSPEQTELDLCALIPPEQWQRAHHQLIYHGRRVCDARKPKCPDCCVNDLCPSAKRSGEGNS, translated from the coding sequence ATGAAGCGTAAAAACCCCCAGCCTTCTTCCGCTGCTGTGCGCCGGGCCGGCCAGATCTTTTCCCGCCTGGAGGAAGCCTACCCGGATGCAGTCACGGCTTTAAGTTATTCCACGCCCTTTGAACTGCTGGTGGCCGTCATTTTGTCCGCCCAAAGCACCGATCAGCAGGTGAATAAAATTACCGAAAAGCTCTTTAAAAAATATCGCACACCCCAGGAATTTGCCCTTTTGACAGCGGACCAGTTAGCCAATGACATCAAGGGCTGCGGCCTTTTTAGAAATAAAAGCAAGCATTTGGTGGAGACCAGTCGCATTCTGGTTGAACAATACGGCGGCGAGGTTCCCCAGGACCGGGAAAGTTTAATGCTTTTGCCCGGAGTGGGTCGTAAAACGGCCAATGTTGTTTTAGGCGTGGTCTTTGGACAGGCCACCTTTCCGGTGGATACCCATGTTCACCGGTTGGCTCACCGGCTGGGCCTCTCTTCGGGAAAAAGCCCGGAGCAAACCGAGCTGGACCTTTGCGCCTTAATTCCCCCGGAACAGTGGCAAAGGGCCCATCACCAATTGATCTATCACGGCAGACGGGTCTGCGACGCCCGTAAACCAAAGTGTCCGGACTGCTGTGTCAATGATCTTTGCCCTTCGGCAAAGAGATCTGGGGAGGGAAATTCCTAA